In Leptodesmis sichuanensis A121, the following are encoded in one genomic region:
- a CDS encoding SWIM zinc finger family protein, which produces MSSVQDSYQQPSREWWAQRWIDVLESFGWIRRLARARVYAREGNVLSIEFKGPKVFARVQGTAPEPYKVTLSLDPFTDEQWQYVIESMSQRAIFSAKLLAGEMPQNIEEVFTANGLSLFPFTKFDIHSRCSCPDPANPCKHIGAVYYLLGDRFSEDPFVLFQLRGRTKEQVIEALRRTRGSGGDAEVGNQESNGPIPHPPSLIPTPLTLDRFWDYPDQLEPSLVVIAPSPSSETVLDVLGPIPLKVPGQDAAVAQTSAQAIADYLKTIYPNVSQQAVLSGMNTGDPEA; this is translated from the coding sequence ATGTCCTCTGTTCAAGACTCTTACCAACAACCAAGCCGCGAATGGTGGGCACAGCGCTGGATTGATGTGCTGGAGTCCTTTGGGTGGATACGTCGGCTGGCCCGTGCCCGCGTTTACGCCCGTGAGGGAAATGTCCTGAGTATTGAATTCAAAGGCCCCAAAGTGTTTGCCAGAGTGCAGGGGACAGCACCGGAACCTTATAAGGTCACCCTGTCTCTGGATCCCTTTACGGATGAGCAGTGGCAGTATGTGATTGAGTCCATGTCGCAACGAGCCATTTTCTCAGCCAAGTTACTGGCAGGAGAAATGCCCCAGAACATTGAAGAAGTATTTACCGCCAATGGCCTGAGCCTGTTTCCCTTCACCAAATTTGATATTCATAGCCGCTGCTCCTGCCCCGATCCGGCCAATCCCTGTAAGCATATTGGAGCCGTGTATTACCTGCTGGGCGATCGCTTCAGTGAAGATCCCTTTGTCCTGTTTCAACTACGTGGTCGCACCAAAGAGCAGGTAATTGAAGCCCTGCGGCGAACCCGTGGCTCTGGAGGCGACGCAGAAGTTGGCAACCAGGAGTCAAACGGCCCCATCCCCCATCCTCCATCCCTAATCCCCACCCCCCTCACCCTTGATCGCTTCTGGGACTACCCCGATCAACTCGAACCCTCTCTCGTCGTCATTGCCCCTTCCCCCAGCAGTGAAACCGTACTGGATGTTTTAGGCCCGATTCCCCTGAAAGTTCCAGGTCAGGATGCCGCAGTTGCCCAAACTTCTGCCCAGGCGATCGCAGACTATCTCAAAACCATCTATCCCAATGTCAGTCAACAAGCTGTTTTATCAGGAATGAATACTGGCGATCCAGAAGCCTGA
- a CDS encoding response regulator, whose amino-acid sequence MTYTIPELDTITRQLMSLERTKKAKMLVVDDEPDNLDLLYRTFRRDFQVLKAESGVQALEVLAAEGEVAVIISDQRMPEMKGTEFLSRTVPKFPDTMRIILTGFTDVEDLVEAINSGQVYKYITKPWNPDELKAVVQRAAETYELLKQRTEELQRSQAQTALLSAIVQTMQQSHSLEDCMEPIATAFGKTFHADGCILQIVEHNALALPQGIYSAEGAITNWLAEDSLTKDAIATQKMQVSVNIPADSNLASATHYTTSGIQAHLIVPVIYRHQVLAVLSLQWKQPCTLREDELVLLHLSAQQVALALTCIRTCGS is encoded by the coding sequence ATGACTTACACAATTCCTGAACTGGATACCATTACCCGCCAGTTGATGAGCCTAGAGCGGACGAAGAAAGCAAAAATGCTGGTGGTGGATGATGAACCAGACAATCTAGATTTGCTATACCGCACTTTTCGTCGGGATTTCCAGGTACTGAAAGCAGAAAGTGGTGTACAAGCACTGGAGGTACTGGCCGCAGAAGGAGAAGTTGCCGTCATTATTTCTGACCAGCGGATGCCCGAAATGAAAGGCACCGAGTTTCTCAGCCGCACTGTGCCGAAGTTTCCTGATACGATGCGGATTATTCTGACTGGCTTTACCGATGTGGAAGATCTGGTGGAAGCCATTAACTCTGGGCAGGTTTACAAGTACATTACCAAGCCTTGGAATCCGGATGAATTAAAGGCTGTGGTACAACGAGCCGCCGAAACCTATGAGTTGTTGAAGCAGCGTACCGAAGAATTGCAGCGATCGCAGGCCCAAACCGCCCTCCTCTCCGCGATTGTGCAGACGATGCAGCAATCTCACAGTCTGGAAGATTGCATGGAGCCGATCGCCACAGCTTTTGGCAAAACGTTCCATGCGGACGGGTGCATCCTACAAATTGTTGAGCATAATGCGCTGGCTTTGCCTCAAGGAATTTACAGCGCTGAGGGAGCGATCACCAACTGGTTAGCCGAGGATTCGCTGACCAAAGACGCGATCGCCACCCAAAAAATGCAAGTTTCCGTCAATATTCCGGCAGACTCTAACCTCGCCTCTGCTACTCACTACACCACCTCTGGCATTCAGGCTCACCTCATTGTTCCAGTCATCTATCGCCATCAGGTTCTGGCTGTTCTTTCCCTGCAATGGAAACAACCCTGCACCCTGCGCGAGGATGAGTTAGTCCTGCTCCATCTTTCTGCTCAACAGGTTGCCTTAGCACTGACCTGTATTCGCACTTGCGGTTCTTGA
- a CDS encoding phenylpyruvate tautomerase MIF-related protein, with protein MPLIKVQTSVAKPEPSQVESLLKTLSARLAKHTGKPESYVMTAFEAGVPMTFGGTLDPVCYVEVKSVGSISPAQTKAMSQDFCQTINQAIAVPANRIYIEFADVKGSMWGWNGSTF; from the coding sequence ATGCCATTGATCAAAGTCCAAACATCGGTTGCTAAGCCAGAGCCGTCCCAAGTCGAAAGTTTACTAAAAACGCTTTCGGCTCGCTTGGCGAAACATACTGGAAAGCCAGAATCCTATGTGATGACGGCCTTTGAAGCAGGGGTACCCATGACCTTTGGTGGTACTCTAGATCCGGTTTGCTACGTTGAGGTAAAAAGTGTGGGCAGTATCAGTCCTGCCCAGACTAAGGCAATGAGCCAGGATTTTTGCCAGACCATTAATCAGGCGATCGCAGTGCCAGCAAACCGGATTTACATCGAGTTTGCGGATGTTAAAGGTTCCATGTGGGGATGGAATGGTTCAACGTTCTAA
- a CDS encoding alpha/beta fold hydrolase, whose amino-acid sequence MAKGENWIKVGSWEWFYRDAEPVGAARSPVVLLHGLVSQSYGYRHVLPALAEYGFRAIAPDWLGHGFSEQPDRRDFPYTPDAFIQAFGDFLQALEITQCSLVVQGFLGTVGLQYALRHPDQIDRITILNAPVTAASRLPRKIGQLGWPMIGDVMTQDPLLVDRTLEGGGGYRVEDQDLDIYRRPFLRSSDAGRALLTTIQRLQLKDVTAEIESGFRSWEKPVLVAWGDRDPWLPMTIAESFTASLPDGELVKLEEVGHYPQEDWHEKVNDALLTFLRRQPL is encoded by the coding sequence GTGGCTAAGGGTGAAAACTGGATTAAGGTGGGATCGTGGGAGTGGTTTTATCGGGACGCTGAACCTGTTGGGGCAGCCCGATCGCCCGTTGTCTTACTTCATGGCCTGGTGTCTCAAAGCTATGGCTATCGTCATGTCCTGCCTGCTCTGGCGGAATACGGTTTTCGGGCGATCGCACCAGATTGGTTGGGTCATGGTTTTTCCGAGCAACCCGATCGCCGGGATTTTCCCTATACCCCTGATGCCTTCATCCAGGCTTTTGGGGATTTTTTGCAAGCTCTAGAAATTACTCAATGTTCCCTGGTCGTACAGGGTTTTCTGGGAACCGTTGGCTTGCAATATGCCCTGCGTCACCCTGATCAGATTGACCGCATTACCATTCTCAATGCCCCTGTGACGGCTGCGTCCCGTTTACCAAGAAAGATCGGGCAATTGGGCTGGCCCATGATTGGGGATGTCATGACGCAAGACCCGCTTTTAGTAGACCGGACGCTGGAAGGGGGTGGCGGTTATCGGGTAGAAGACCAGGATTTAGATATTTATCGCCGTCCTTTCTTGAGAAGTTCGGATGCGGGACGGGCACTCCTGACCACGATTCAAAGACTGCAACTGAAGGACGTAACCGCAGAAATTGAAAGTGGATTTCGTTCCTGGGAAAAGCCTGTGCTAGTGGCCTGGGGCGATCGCGATCCCTGGTTGCCCATGACGATCGCCGAATCCTTCACCGCATCTTTACCCGATGGGGAACTGGTGAAACTGGAGGAAGTCGGCCATTATCCTCAAGAAGATTGGCACGAAAAGGTAAACGATGCACTCCTGACCTTCCTACGCCGACAGCCGCTTTAA
- a CDS encoding amidohydrolase family protein, with translation MGCTVIRNAVVFTVDNNNTLHPNGVIVLRNDRIEAVGSAESIVLPADVTHTIDCQGQMAVIPGLIDVHSHSSLLRGVTENLQLLEWLPRYQLEHRALTEEDAYYAAILCYLEALKAGTTCVMDMYRYLYRCAEAAAVLGLRVNLVPYVADQPGKDFFETPETNLKLIQTHHESQNGRVRVWFGLEHLFYCTPAAFAKARDCANHYGVRIHTHSSEQREEVEAVIQHFGKRPIELFSDYGILGPDTAIAHCVWLNADEIKLLADTGTSVAHCPTSNAKLAGGIAPILEMQQAGIIVGLGTDGPISNNSLDLFEAMKMASLLQKVSRYDAAALPAIDALRMATIEGAKLLGLDHEIGSLEPGKKADLVLLDLWQPNLMPIVWEDGDTNILWNLVYAAKGSNVHTVFVDGEMVIQAGRSTRVEESIILESIQRQTLALLKRRQAFKSTLVPVVSQ, from the coding sequence ATGGGTTGTACGGTCATTCGTAATGCAGTTGTGTTCACCGTTGATAACAACAACACCCTGCATCCCAATGGCGTTATTGTGTTACGGAATGACCGGATTGAGGCCGTTGGTTCGGCTGAATCCATCGTGCTTCCGGCGGATGTCACCCATACGATCGATTGTCAGGGGCAGATGGCGGTCATTCCAGGATTGATTGACGTGCATTCCCACTCCAGTTTGCTGCGCGGAGTCACCGAGAACCTGCAGCTTCTGGAGTGGTTGCCCCGCTACCAGTTAGAGCATCGGGCTTTAACCGAGGAAGATGCCTATTACGCGGCTATCCTCTGTTATCTAGAAGCCCTCAAAGCGGGAACCACCTGTGTGATGGATATGTACCGCTATTTGTATCGCTGTGCCGAAGCCGCTGCCGTTCTGGGCTTGCGGGTCAATCTGGTGCCCTACGTCGCTGATCAGCCTGGAAAAGATTTCTTTGAAACACCGGAAACCAATCTCAAGCTGATCCAAACGCACCATGAATCCCAAAATGGGCGTGTGCGTGTCTGGTTTGGTTTAGAGCATTTGTTTTACTGCACTCCTGCTGCCTTTGCCAAAGCCAGAGACTGCGCCAACCATTACGGGGTTCGGATTCATACCCACAGCAGCGAACAGCGGGAAGAAGTGGAAGCTGTGATTCAACACTTCGGGAAACGTCCGATCGAGTTGTTCAGCGACTATGGCATTTTGGGGCCAGATACCGCGATCGCCCATTGCGTCTGGTTAAACGCTGATGAAATTAAGCTGCTGGCCGATACGGGTACTTCGGTCGCTCACTGTCCCACCAGTAACGCCAAACTCGCAGGCGGCATCGCTCCCATATTGGAAATGCAGCAGGCTGGAATTATTGTAGGACTGGGCACTGATGGCCCCATTTCCAACAACAGCCTGGATCTGTTTGAAGCGATGAAAATGGCTTCCCTGCTGCAAAAAGTCAGCCGTTATGATGCCGCTGCCCTTCCGGCCATCGATGCCCTACGGATGGCTACCATTGAAGGCGCAAAGCTGTTAGGACTGGATCACGAGATTGGCTCCCTGGAACCGGGCAAGAAAGCTGATCTGGTGCTGCTGGATCTGTGGCAACCCAACTTAATGCCGATCGTCTGGGAAGACGGAGATACCAACATTCTCTGGAATCTGGTCTATGCGGCTAAAGGATCGAACGTGCATACCGTGTTTGTGGATGGAGAAATGGTGATCCAGGCTGGACGCAGCACACGGGTGGAAGAATCGATCATTCTGGAATCCATACAACGGCAAACGCTGGCACTATTGAAGCGACGACAGGCATTCAAATCAACCCTAGTACCTGTTGTCAGCCAATAA
- a CDS encoding amidohydrolase family protein, translating into MATIFKNAHLLDPMQGVEGRGDVLIENGKIVGILQDELAIGKIVPILVPQWDTQVIDLEGAFLSPGWIDLHTHIFDTIGDFCLPADDVGIRSGVTTIADAGTSGILTFDAFRHTAIEPAKTRVYAFMDPSLLYIATSDAIAHKLDLVAHPQNQDIDRAAAVVEANRDIIVGFKADPVRRVGEARSPVLDAARILADRFSLPLMVHLGTSFHGERIPPYELLPQLRAGDIVSHCFLAHQGLFNEAGELIPQVREAIDRGVLLDIGHSQGDWSLATAKAAIAQGVRPNLLSTGLNRTNVSQLRSLATVMTQFVNLGLSLSEVVERVTNNPAAAIGKSGELGGFKPGQIADFTIFEWADATGAIPGTSGYGIPSEQVLKVRGVCRSGEYLKIERSPFDPEPQSAVGESHTPALV; encoded by the coding sequence ATGGCAACAATCTTCAAGAATGCTCACCTGCTGGATCCTATGCAAGGAGTGGAGGGGCGTGGTGATGTCCTGATTGAGAACGGCAAAATTGTTGGAATTCTGCAAGATGAACTGGCGATCGGCAAAATTGTGCCGATTCTGGTGCCTCAATGGGATACCCAGGTCATTGATCTGGAAGGAGCCTTTCTCTCTCCGGGTTGGATTGATTTGCACACCCACATTTTTGACACGATCGGAGATTTTTGTTTGCCGGCGGATGATGTCGGCATTCGCTCTGGAGTCACGACGATCGCAGATGCAGGCACCTCTGGCATTCTCACCTTTGATGCGTTTCGCCATACTGCGATTGAACCCGCAAAAACCCGGGTTTACGCCTTTATGGATCCCTCGCTACTGTATATCGCCACCTCAGATGCGATCGCCCATAAGCTCGATCTAGTGGCGCATCCCCAGAATCAGGACATTGATCGGGCCGCTGCTGTTGTAGAAGCCAATCGAGACATCATTGTGGGATTTAAAGCCGATCCCGTGCGGCGCGTCGGTGAAGCGCGATCGCCCGTTCTGGATGCGGCTCGTATCCTGGCCGATCGCTTTTCCCTACCGCTGATGGTGCATCTGGGAACCTCGTTCCACGGGGAAAGAATTCCACCCTACGAACTATTACCCCAACTCCGGGCAGGCGATATTGTCAGCCATTGTTTCCTGGCCCATCAGGGGTTATTTAATGAAGCCGGAGAGTTGATTCCCCAGGTGCGGGAAGCGATTGATCGCGGGGTGTTGCTGGATATCGGCCACAGCCAGGGTGACTGGTCATTGGCAACCGCTAAAGCTGCGATCGCGCAAGGAGTACGGCCCAATTTGTTGTCCACGGGATTGAACCGCACCAACGTCTCCCAACTCAGAAGTCTGGCCACCGTGATGACCCAATTTGTCAACCTGGGACTATCCCTCAGTGAGGTGGTTGAGCGGGTGACGAATAATCCAGCAGCAGCGATCGGTAAATCAGGTGAGTTGGGTGGCTTCAAACCGGGTCAGATTGCGGATTTCACCATTTTTGAATGGGCCGATGCCACAGGTGCAATTCCCGGAACTTCAGGATACGGGATTCCCTCTGAACAAGTCTTAAAAGTACGGGGGGTCTGTCGTAGCGGAGAATACCTTAAAATTGAGCGATCGCCTTTTGACCCGGAACCTCAATCGGCTGTGGGCGAGTCTCATACACCAGCACTGGTATAA
- a CDS encoding pentapeptide repeat-containing protein — translation MDTNKLLERYTAGERDFGEACLHKADLRGLDLSGAKLSRADLSGADLSGANLSRIDLSNANLTNADLSGADLSGANLSDINLIGADLVNASLVGANLSCADLRCANLSGADLRGADLADADVSGANLSGANLDRCHIAGVDLTEVGLSAIELPQTNVCEMTTTRISHRWITWGSSC, via the coding sequence ATGGATACGAACAAACTCCTGGAACGCTACACAGCAGGAGAACGGGATTTTGGAGAAGCCTGTTTGCACAAGGCAGACTTAAGAGGGCTTGATCTAAGCGGGGCCAAGCTCAGTCGGGCTGATTTAAGCGGGGCCGACTTAAGTGGAGCCAATCTCAGTCGGATTGACTTAAGCAATGCCAATCTCACCAATGCAGACTTAAGCGGAGCCGACCTGAGTGGAGCGAATTTGAGTGACATTAATCTGATTGGTGCGGATCTGGTTAATGCCAGCCTGGTGGGGGCGAATCTGAGTTGTGCCGACTTACGCTGTGCCAACTTAAGTGGAGCAGATCTGCGGGGTGCGGATCTGGCGGATGCGGATGTCAGTGGTGCAAATCTCAGTGGAGCCAACCTCGATCGCTGCCACATCGCCGGAGTGGATCTGACTGAAGTAGGGTTGTCAGCTATTGAGTTGCCTCAGACTAATGTGTGTGAAATGACCACAACCAGAATTTCTCACCGCTGGATTACCTGGGGCAGCAGTTGCTGA
- a CDS encoding DUF4058 family protein produces MCQSTRVDLQLLLFTIYNQARYDLVINYRAEPVPPLKEDDRKWVADLLKEKGLR; encoded by the coding sequence ATTTGTCAGTCAACCAGAGTTGATCTACAACTGCTTTTGTTCACGATCTACAACCAGGCCAGATATGACTTAGTCATCAATTATCGAGCAGAGCCTGTGCCGCCGCTGAAAGAGGACGATCGCAAATGGGTTGCTGATTTACTGAAAGAAAAAGGTTTGCGATAA
- the purU gene encoding formyltetrahydrofolate deformylase, whose translation MTSPTATLLISCPDQKGLVAKIANFIYSNGGNIIHADQHTDFSAGLFLTRIEWQLEGFNLPREIIGPAFNAIAQPLQAHWQLHFSDATPRIAIWVSKQDHCLFDLIWRQRSGEFHADIPLILSNHEDLRPISNQFNIDYHHIPITKDTKATQEAKQLELLQHYRIDLVVLAKYMQILSSEFIAKFPTVINIHHSFLPAFAGANPYHRAYERGVKIIGATAHYATADLDEGPIIEQDVVRVSHRDSVDDLIRKGKDLERVVLARAVRLHLQNRVLVYGNRTVVFE comes from the coding sequence ATGACCAGTCCTACAGCCACTCTCTTGATTTCCTGTCCTGACCAAAAAGGTCTGGTTGCCAAAATCGCCAACTTCATTTACTCCAATGGTGGCAATATCATTCATGCCGACCAGCATACTGACTTTTCGGCGGGATTATTTCTGACTCGCATTGAATGGCAATTGGAGGGCTTTAATCTACCCCGCGAAATTATTGGGCCAGCGTTTAATGCGATCGCTCAACCCCTCCAGGCTCACTGGCAACTGCACTTTTCGGATGCAACTCCCCGCATTGCCATCTGGGTAAGTAAGCAAGATCATTGTTTATTCGATCTGATCTGGCGGCAGCGATCGGGCGAGTTTCATGCCGATATTCCTTTAATTCTGAGTAATCATGAGGATTTAAGGCCGATCTCAAACCAGTTCAACATTGATTATCATCACATTCCCATCACAAAAGACACCAAAGCAACTCAAGAAGCAAAACAGTTAGAACTTCTACAGCACTATCGAATTGATCTGGTTGTATTAGCCAAATATATGCAAATCTTAAGTTCTGAGTTCATCGCCAAATTTCCCACCGTCATCAACATTCACCATTCCTTCTTGCCTGCGTTTGCGGGAGCCAATCCCTATCACCGGGCTTACGAACGGGGAGTCAAGATTATTGGGGCAACGGCTCACTATGCCACCGCCGATCTGGATGAAGGCCCAATTATTGAACAAGATGTGGTGCGAGTCAGTCATCGAGATAGCGTAGATGATCTGATCCGTAAAGGTAAAGACCTGGAGCGTGTGGTATTAGCCAGAGCGGTGCGATTACATTTGCAAAATCGAGTTCTGGTTTATGGTAATCGAACGGTTGTTTTTGAATAG